In the Chlorobium limicola DSM 245 genome, one interval contains:
- a CDS encoding antitoxin, whose product METAEIVQSGRSLAVRLPKEFRFQGKEVLIRHFADGVLLLPIDQSRATLEAALQEFEPEFKPEREQPVAEKREAIAL is encoded by the coding sequence ATGGAAACCGCTGAAATTGTTCAATCGGGAAGAAGCCTGGCCGTCAGACTTCCGAAGGAATTCCGGTTCCAGGGAAAAGAGGTGCTGATCAGGCATTTCGCCGATGGGGTATTGCTTCTGCCAATCGATCAATCCCGGGCAACGCTGGAAGCAGCGCTTCAGGAATTCGAGCCGGAATTCAAACCGGAACGGGAGCAGCCTGTAGCAGAAAAAAGGGAAGCGATTGCATTGTGA